GCGAAGTCTGGTGGCCCCAGGGCGACCTGGTGCGGGCGGCGGAGGACTTCGGCGCCGCGCGCACCGAGGCCGAGGAGCGCGGCGCCGTCGGCGAGGCCGCGACCGCCCAGAGCATGCGCGCCCTGGTCCTGGCGTTCCTCGACCCCGACCGGGCCGCCGCTGAAATCGACCTCGCCGCGCGCCTGCTGCTCCACGTCGACCTGAGTGCGACCGCCATCACGATCCGCATCGCCGCCCTGGTCCGGGACGCCGGTCGGCCCGGCCCCGACTTCCAGGACCGGGTCCGGGCCCTGCGTACCGAGATCACCGCCGCCGGACCGCCCGCCGCCCGGGCCACCCTCCAACTCGCGCTCTGCTTCCACCACGCCGTCCTGGACACCGGCACGGCCACGGTCACCGACCCCGACCTGGACGCGGCGATAGCCCGGCTGCGGGAGCTGACCGCCACCGGCGACCACGGCTACTACGCCGACATCGCCCACTTCATGGCCGACCGCCCGCTCCCGCCCCACCCCGTCTCACCGACCCGGTGGATCGACCCGAAACCCCTCATCCGCGACCGCTGGCGCGACCTGGTCATCGCCCGACGAACCCGGCTGCACCCTCAGCCCTGGAGACCCCGATGACGGACACCTCTGCCGCTCTCGTCCGACTCGACAACTCCGTGCGCCGCTGTTCCCGCCCGCCGCGACAAGGCACTCGCCCCGAGCGGCCGAGCGGCTCAGCAGCTGGACGGCCGAGCGACCTGGTGACCGAGCGACCGCGCTGCCGTCGGGCCCGGAGCTGGACGGGGCGGCAGCGCGGTCGGGGCGGGGACGCGGCCCGGGGAGGAGTCGGCGGTCAGCCGCGGAGGGTGCCGAAGAGCTGCTCGGCCCCGGTGCCCGCCCCGTTCGCGTAGGTGGTCGGCGCCGTGACCAGCCACTGGCCGTGGCCCGAGGCGTGGGCGAGCGCGCCGGAGCCGTGCACCACCCGGTAGTTGTAGGCCGCGGTCGCACTGTCCGAACAGAACACACCCGCGGCGGAGAGCTCGACCGAGCCGCCGGACGCGGCGGTGAGGACGCCGTGCTTGTCGATCGGCTCGCAGTCGTCGGCGGCAGCCTGGCTGTACGCGATGTGCACCTCGAACCGGCCGCTCACCGCACCGATGCCGGGCAGGACCCCGGTGACGTCGTCGGTCAGGCAGTTGTCGGCGGCGGGAGTGCCGGTCGGGCAGGCGTGGAAGACGAAGGAGCCCGCCAGCGCGACCGAGACCGGCGGTGCGGGCTGCGCCGGCGCGGAGGCCGCCGCGACGCCGCCGCCGGTGCCGGCCAGCACGGCCGCCGCGGCGGCGGCCAGGGCCGCCCAGCGGCGGGGCCCGGCCGACCTGAGGGCAGCGGGCAGGTGGAGGGAGGCACGGCGGAACAGCTGGTGCGGGTGGCGCGAGCGGACACGGGACATGCGCGGACCTCCAGGGGTCCTCGGGTGACGGGATGCCGCTCAGCCTTGTGGTCTGGACCATTCCCGTCCAATACTTGCTGATTGCCGAGCGATAAGCGGCAGTTATGGGGGGATACCGTGGACCTGCGCCTGCTGCGCTACTTCGTCGCGCTGGCCGAGGAGCGCAACTTCACCGCCGCCGCGCGCCGGCTCAACGTCTCCCAACCGGCCCTCAGTCAGCAGATCCGGCTGCTGGAGCGCCGGTTGGGCGCACGCCTGGTGGACCGCGCCGCCCAGCCGCTGCGGCTCACCCCGGCCGGTCAGGAACTGGTCGCCGGCGCGCGGCGGATCCTGGCCGAGGCGGCCCAGGTCGACGCCTCGGTCCGGGAGGTCGGCGCCGGCCGGGCCGGGCTGCTCCGGGTGGGCGTCACCTGGGGCGGGCTGTACGACCTGGTCCTCCCGGCGCTGCGGGAGCTCGGCGCCGAACGCCCGCGGCTGCGGGTGACGGTCGCTCAACTCGCCGGACTGGAGCAGCTCGCCGCGCTGCGCCGGGACGAGGTCGACGTGGTGCTGCACCGGGAGAACCAGGTCGAGGAGCTCGGCAGCCTGGAGTCCCGCTTCCTCTTCGACGATCCGCTGCTGGCGATGCTGCCGCAGGGGCATCCGGCCGGGCGGAGCGGCCAGGTCCGGCTTGCGGACCTGGCGGGGGAGCGGTTGGTGATGATCAGCAGGGCGGCCAAGCCGCTGGTCTTCGACCGGATCCTGCGGCTCTGCCGCGAGGCCGGGTTCGAACCCGAGGTGGTCGAGGAGGTGGGCGAACCGATGGCGCTGGCCCTCGCGGTCGGCGGCCAGGGCTTCGTCTCGCTGACGGGTGCGGGCATGGCCAACCGCTACGCCGGCGTCGACTACCTGCCGGTGGCCCCGCTGACCGGCATCGCCAAGGTCTCGGCCTTCTGGTCGGAGAACTGTGTCAATCCGCTGGTGCCGGAGTTCGTCGGGCTGCTCGACCCGGACACGGTGCTCACCCCGCACCGG
The Streptacidiphilus albus JL83 genome window above contains:
- a CDS encoding LysR family transcriptional regulator, which translates into the protein MDLRLLRYFVALAEERNFTAAARRLNVSQPALSQQIRLLERRLGARLVDRAAQPLRLTPAGQELVAGARRILAEAAQVDASVREVGAGRAGLLRVGVTWGGLYDLVLPALRELGAERPRLRVTVAQLAGLEQLAALRRDEVDVVLHRENQVEELGSLESRFLFDDPLLAMLPQGHPAGRSGQVRLADLAGERLVMISRAAKPLVFDRILRLCREAGFEPEVVEEVGEPMALALAVGGQGFVSLTGAGMANRYAGVDYLPVAPLTGIAKVSAFWSENCVNPLVPEFVGLLDPDTVLTPHRVRA